The proteins below come from a single Triticum aestivum cultivar Chinese Spring chromosome 5D, IWGSC CS RefSeq v2.1, whole genome shotgun sequence genomic window:
- the LOC123122232 gene encoding 3-ketoacyl-CoA synthase 4 yields the protein MEMAHRDHLLAAVHGVLGVAVLILCLVAELSVLVFRRHAALYLLPVCAMMTHLWRSGRRADIGLVDFAYLKPPRRLRVTIPGLLEHLRLIGCFDDGSVEFMSRVVEDSGMGDETYFPPALHYLPPSATHADAVQEAGMLFFPTLDELFAKTGVPPSAVGALVVNCSGFGPAPSLTAIIANRYRMPSDVKTFNLSGMGCAAGIVGVDVARGVLRAHVGAVDYAVVVSAEIVTIGWYRGRDRSKLLLNCFFRTGCAAALLSNTASAAAPVKYRLVALKRTTIAADDCGYNLAVREEDDEGITGFTIGRGLGRVFRDLLRAHLPGFGASILPWHEKLRYAAALVRFHRRRRSSKKVQGGEGRVEAPKPNFLAAASHFCLPSSGMPNIRRLAEGLGVGEREAEAALATFQRFGNQSASSLWYQLGYHEARGRVRRGDRVWQLGIGSGPKASSALWERVAAYGDAAAADEGPWGDCVLRYPARAPGAPLA from the coding sequence GGCACGCGGCGCTGTACCTCCTCCCGGTCTGCGCGATGATGACGCACCTGTGGCGCTCCGGCCGACGTGCGGACATCGGCCTGGTGGACTTCGCGTACCTGAAGCCGCCCCGCCGGCTGCGCGTCACCATCCCGGGCCTGCTCGAGCACCTCCGCCTCATCGGCTGCTTCGACGACGGCAGCGTCGAGTTCATGTCCAGGGTCGTCGAGGACAGCGGCATGGGCGACGAGACCTACTTTCCGCCGGCGCTGCACTATCTCCCGCCGTCCGCCACGCACGCCGACGCCGTCCAGGAGGCGGGGATGCTCTTCTTCCCCACGCTCGACGAGCTGTTCGCTAAGACGGGCGTGCCGCCGTCCGCCGTCGGCGCGCTCGTCGTCAACTGCAGCGGGTTCGGCCCTGCCCCGTCGCTCACCGCCATCATCGCCAACCGCTACCGCATGCCCAGCGACGTCAAGACCTTCAACCTGTCCGGCATGGGGTGCGCCGCGGGCATTGTCGGCGTGGACGTCGCGAGGGGCGTCCTGAGAGCGCACGTGGGCGCCGTCGACTACGCCGTCGTCGTCAGCGCGGAGATCGTCACGATCGGGTGGTACAGAGGGAGGGACCGCAGCAAGCTTCTGCTCAACTGCTTCTTCCGCACTGGCTGCGCCGCCGCGCTGCTGTCGAACACCGCATCGGCGGCAGCGCCGGTCAAGTACCGGCTCGTCGCGCTGAAGCGCACGACCATTGCGGCCGACGACTGCGGCTACAATTTGGCCgtgagggaggaggacgacgagggcaTCACCGGGTTCACCATCGGCCGCGGCCTCGGCCGTGTGTTCCGGGACCTCCTCCGCGCCCACCTCCCCGGCTTCGGCGCCTCCATCCTCCCGTGGCACGAGAAGCTCCGCTACGCCGCCGCGCTCGTGCgattccaccgccgccgccggagtagcAAGAAGGTCCAAGGCGGCGAAGGCCGCGTGGAGGCGCCGAAGCCGAACTTCCTGGCGGCGGCGAGCCACTTCTGCCTGCCGTCGTCGGGGATGCCGAACATACGGAGGCTGGCGGAGGGGCTGGgggtgggggagagggaggcggaggcggcgctgGCGACGTTCCAGCGGTTCGGGAACCAGTCGGCGTCGTCGCTGTGGTACCAGCTCGGGTACCACGAGGCGAGGGGGCGGGTCCGGCGGGGCGACCGCGTGTGGCAGCTCGGCATCGGGAGCGGGCCCAAGGCGAGCAGCGCCCTGTGGGAGCGCGTCGCGGCGTACGGCGACGCCGCGGCGGCCGACGAGGGGCCGTGGGGCGACTGCGTCCTCCGCTACCCGGCGAGGGCAC